The Brevibacterium atlanticum genome segment GCCGGTGCCCGACTTCTCCACCCTCACCGAGGCGGAGCTGGGCGAGATGGATCCAGACCCCCGAGTGGTTGAGGGCATCATGTCCGAACAGCTCGAACGGCTGAGCATGCATGACCTGCTCGACATGGACCTCACCGGACTGTGGGCCGGGCTGGGCACCTCACCTGTGGGCCTGTCGACCATGGGTCGCAGGCTCCCGGCGGATGCGGCGTCGTTCCTCGCCGCGGCCGCGGCGGGACGACATGCCGCCGAACTCATCCGTGTGTGAATGAGTCGGGGCCGGGCTCCACAGAGTCCGGCCCCGACCTCGAGGATCTGTGATCAAGGATGGTGCCTGATCAGCGAAAGTCTGTGATCAGCGCACGTTCTCGAGATCGCAGACGAAGATGAGGCTCTCACCGGGCTGGATGACGCCGCCGGCGCCCTGGTCTCCATAGGCCAGGTGCGGTGGGATCTGCAGGGTCCGACGGCCACCGACCTTCATGCCCTGGATTCCCTGGTCCCAGCCGGTGATGACCATGCCCGACCCGAGGCGGAACTCCAGCGGGGTGCCGCGGTTGTATGAGGCGTCGAACTCCTCACCCGTGGAATGGGCGACGCCGACGTAGTGCACGCTCACGGTGTCACCGGGTCCCGCCTCGGCGCCGTCGCCGATGATGTCATCGACGATGACGAGCTCGGTGGGTGCCTCGCCGCCGGGGAAATCGACTTCTGGCTTCTGCTTCATGTGTCTCCTCCTGTGCTGACCGTTCGTCACGGTCGGTGTGGGTGGTTGTCTGTCTACTGGGCCGAGAGGATGTCGACGACGAAGATCAGGGTCGAGTTCCCCGGGATCGAGTCGTTGCCCTGTTCACCGTAGCCCTTGTCGGGCGGCACGATGAGGACGACCTGGCTGCCGACCTTCTGGCCGACGAGGCCCTCGTTCCATCCGTCGATGACCTGAGCATCGCCTACGGGCGAGACGGGGAAGGGCTGTCCGCCCTTCTTCCAGTTCGAGTCGAAGGCCTTCGAGGTGTCGTCCCAGAGCCAGCCGGAGTACTTCACCGACACGCTCTGGCCCTTCGTGACCTCGGGCCCCTCGCCCTCGATCGTGGCAAAGGTCTCGAGCTTCTTCGGCTTATCGCCCTTCGGCTTCGAGATCGACGGCGCACCGTCGTCGGCCCAGTCCACTTTCACAGGGTTGTCCGACTGGTCGGCCTTCTTGCCTTCGGCGCGGGTCAGCGGCTTCTCGGCCTTCTCGACGTCGATGACGTAGACCAGTGTCTGCGAGGCCTCGCCCTGTTCGGCGCTGCCGTTGAGGGTGAGCATGACGCGGGATCCGGTCTTGACGTCGATGAGCGCGTCGTAGAGGTCCCCGGAGATCTGTGACTTGTCCATGGGGAAACCGGCGGGCGACTTCGAATCGTAGCTCGATTCGACGACCTTGCCGGTCGTGCCGGAGACCAGCGTCATCTGTGCGGTGACCTGTTCGCCGTCGGCGATTTTGTCGCCCCTGCCCTGTTCGAGGACCTTCTTCTCGGTCTTCTTCATCACCAGGGGTGCATCGAAGCTGACTTTCGGCTTCTCCCCCGACTTCCCCTTGACGGTGACGTCGTCGAGACTCGTCGACTTCGCATCCTGGGCGGCCACGGACGGCGGCGGCGTGGTCGAGTCGTCGGACTCGTCGCCCTGCCCACAGGCCGAGAGCAGCAGCAGACCCGCCGCGATGGCGCTGAGCACTTTGGTGCGCACTGGTTTCCTTTCCTCACGAGTGGCCGTCGCCGCGCATCGGCGGACCCGACCGGATCACAGGGCGATCTTACAGGCCCGCGATGAGTGCTTCCGCCTGCGGGTGAGTCGTGGCGAACGGGTCCTTGAGCGCCACGGCCCGGCCGGATTCGTCGTTGAGCCGCAGGTGCACCCAGTCGACCGTGTAGTCCCTCCGGGCCGCGTGCGCGGCCCGGACGAATTCGCCGCGGATGGCCGCGCGGGTGCCCGCAGGCGGTTCGACCTTGGCCTTCTCTGCCGCGGCGGCGGGGACGAGGCTCGTCGCCATCCCGGCCGCCTCCAGCTTCGGGAACAGTCCGGTGGCCGGTGTGATGTCGTGGTAGGCGATGTCGAGTCGGTGGATGCGCGGATCCGTGATGTCCTCACTCCCGCGCGCCATCGACCGTTTGATGAGGGTGCGCTTCATCACCCAGTCGATCTCGGTGTCGACGGCGCTGAAGTCCTGGGATTCGACGGCGGTGAGCATCCGCGTCCACAGGTCGATGACGTAGCGGGCGAGCTCTTCGTCGCCGAGGCTGTGATCGCCGCTGTCGACGAGCCTCTGTGCCCGATCCCGATAGTCCTCCAGCAGCCCGAGCGGGGTCGTTGTCGTCCCGTCGGTGCGTTCGAGCACGACGGACCCGGTGAGGTCCCGGGCGACGAGCCGGATGTCGCGCACCGGGTGGCGCAGCCCGTTCTCCGGGATCCGTGCCCCCTGTTCGATGAGGTCGAGCATGAGGACGGCCGAACCGATCTTCAGCGCCGAGGTGGTCGTCGACATCGAGGAGTCACCAACGATGACGTGCAGACGCCGGTACTTCTCCGCATCCGCATGCGGTTCGTCGCGGGCGTTGATGATGGGCCGTGACCGGGTCGTCGCCGAAGACAGACCCTCCCACATCACATCGGAGCGAGCGGAGAGGCCGAACATCATCTCCGAGCGGTCGGCCACCTCGTCGGGGGCGAAGGCCGACCGGCGGGGAATCACCGCGCCGGCGCCGACGAGCAGCTGGCGGGAGACCAGGAAGGGCAGCAGCACTGTCGTCAGACGGTTGAAGTCGAGGGTGCGGCGGATGAGGAAGTTCTCGTGCGAGCCGTAGGAGTTCCCGGCCGCGTCGGTGTTGTTCTTGACCATGTGCACCCGACCGCCGATGCCCTCGGCTTCGAGTGCGCTCTGTGCCTTGTGCAGCAGGTCGATCAT includes the following:
- a CDS encoding FKBP-type peptidyl-prolyl cis-trans isomerase is translated as MRTKVLSAIAAGLLLLSACGQGDESDDSTTPPPSVAAQDAKSTSLDDVTVKGKSGEKPKVSFDAPLVMKKTEKKVLEQGRGDKIADGEQVTAQMTLVSGTTGKVVESSYDSKSPAGFPMDKSQISGDLYDALIDVKTGSRVMLTLNGSAEQGEASQTLVYVIDVEKAEKPLTRAEGKKADQSDNPVKVDWADDGAPSISKPKGDKPKKLETFATIEGEGPEVTKGQSVSVKYSGWLWDDTSKAFDSNWKKGGQPFPVSPVGDAQVIDGWNEGLVGQKVGSQVVLIVPPDKGYGEQGNDSIPGNSTLIFVVDILSAQ
- a CDS encoding FKBP-type peptidyl-prolyl cis-trans isomerase, producing MKQKPEVDFPGGEAPTELVIVDDIIGDGAEAGPGDTVSVHYVGVAHSTGEEFDASYNRGTPLEFRLGSGMVITGWDQGIQGMKVGGRRTLQIPPHLAYGDQGAGGVIQPGESLIFVCDLENVR
- the pafA gene encoding Pup--protein ligase — translated: MARIFGLETEYGLAHTAAADGRRIGPEEIARYLFRPVVEWGRSSNVFLPNGSRLYLDVGSHPEYATAECDDLSDLLAQDRAGEGLMIDLLHKAQSALEAEGIGGRVHMVKNNTDAAGNSYGSHENFLIRRTLDFNRLTTVLLPFLVSRQLLVGAGAVIPRRSAFAPDEVADRSEMMFGLSARSDVMWEGLSSATTRSRPIINARDEPHADAEKYRRLHVIVGDSSMSTTTSALKIGSAVLMLDLIEQGARIPENGLRHPVRDIRLVARDLTGSVVLERTDGTTTTPLGLLEDYRDRAQRLVDSGDHSLGDEELARYVIDLWTRMLTAVESQDFSAVDTEIDWVMKRTLIKRSMARGSEDITDPRIHRLDIAYHDITPATGLFPKLEAAGMATSLVPAAAAEKAKVEPPAGTRAAIRGEFVRAAHAARRDYTVDWVHLRLNDESGRAVALKDPFATTHPQAEALIAGL